From the Anaerolineales bacterium genome, one window contains:
- a CDS encoding LysM peptidoglycan-binding domain-containing protein: MLASLACNFPTTTVGPPAAASVQPLLSADPASTPLGAAVPPPTLPPTRDPNLPLASPTPDSAHALPAVRSEYSEYVVQPYDFLSAIAQRFGVTLEALIAANTLVNPNALEVGQVLRIPPQAAAGSGPDFKILPDSELVNGPYALFFDVNAFVQGQPGFLKNYREELDARFFTGAQIVQRVASEYSVNPKLLLAVLEYHSSWLSNPNPPTASLDFPMGVADSWRKGLYRQLSWAADRLNRGYYSWKAGEAAGWTLKDGLFVPAAPGINAGTAGVQAMLAPLHEEGAWRAAASEGGLFAIYQRLFGYPFDLAIEPLLPAGLAQPVLQLPFEPGVPWVFSGGPHGGWGDGSAWAALDFAPRGDMLGCNISPDWVVAAADGLIVRSDDGAVVQDLDGDGYEQTGWTVLYMHIAEQGRVPLGAWVRAGERIGHPSCEGGISTATHLHLARRYNGEWIPAAGRLPFVLDGWVSVSDGVLYNGVMQRDGRSVEACECRDPANMLQR; this comes from the coding sequence ATGCTCGCCAGCCTGGCCTGCAATTTCCCCACCACCACCGTTGGCCCGCCCGCGGCGGCCAGCGTCCAGCCGCTGCTCTCCGCGGACCCGGCCAGCACGCCGCTGGGCGCGGCTGTGCCGCCGCCGACCCTGCCGCCCACCCGCGACCCCAACCTGCCGCTGGCCTCGCCCACACCAGACAGCGCCCACGCGCTGCCTGCCGTGCGCAGCGAGTACAGCGAATATGTCGTGCAGCCCTATGATTTCCTCAGTGCCATCGCCCAGCGTTTCGGCGTCACGCTCGAGGCGCTGATCGCCGCCAACACTCTGGTCAACCCCAACGCTCTCGAAGTCGGCCAGGTGCTGCGCATTCCGCCCCAGGCCGCCGCCGGCAGCGGGCCGGACTTCAAGATCCTGCCTGATTCCGAGCTGGTCAACGGGCCTTACGCGCTCTTTTTCGATGTGAATGCCTTCGTCCAAGGCCAGCCCGGGTTCTTGAAAAACTACCGCGAAGAATTGGATGCCCGCTTTTTCACTGGCGCGCAGATCGTACAGCGCGTCGCCAGCGAATATTCGGTCAATCCGAAATTGCTGCTGGCCGTGCTGGAATACCACAGCAGTTGGCTCAGCAATCCCAACCCGCCCACCGCCAGCTTGGACTTCCCCATGGGCGTGGCCGACTCTTGGCGCAAGGGGCTCTACCGCCAGCTCTCCTGGGCGGCAGACCGCCTCAACCGCGGCTACTACTCGTGGAAGGCCGGTGAAGCCGCCGGTTGGACGCTCAAGGACGGGCTTTTCGTCCCCGCCGCGCCGGGCATCAACGCCGGCACGGCCGGCGTACAGGCCATGTTGGCCCCGCTGCATGAGGAAGGCGCCTGGAGGGCGGCTGCCTCGGAAGGTGGGCTGTTCGCCATCTATCAGCGCCTGTTTGGTTATCCTTTTGACTTGGCCATCGAGCCGCTGCTGCCCGCCGGGCTGGCCCAGCCCGTCCTGCAGCTGCCCTTCGAACCGGGCGTGCCCTGGGTCTTCAGCGGCGGCCCGCACGGCGGCTGGGGCGACGGCTCGGCCTGGGCCGCCTTGGACTTTGCGCCGCGCGGCGACATGCTCGGCTGCAACATCAGCCCCGACTGGGTGGTGGCCGCCGCCGATGGCCTTATCGTGCGCTCCGACGACGGCGCCGTAGTCCAGGACCTGGACGGTGACGGCTACGAGCAAACCGGCTGGACCGTGCTCTACATGCACATAGCCGAACAAGGCCGCGTGCCGCTCGGCGCCTGGGTGCGCGCCGGAGAGCGCATCGGCCATCCCTCTTGCGAGGGCGGCATTTCCACCGCCACCCATCTGCACCTGGCCCGCCGCTATAATGGTGAGTGGATCCCGGCTGCGGGACGGCTGCCTTTTGTGCTGGACGGCTGGGTTTCGGTGAGCGACGGCGTGTTGTACAACGGCGTCATGCAGCGCGACGGTCGCTCTGTGGAAGCCTGTGAATGCCGTGACCCGGCCAATATGTTGCAACGTTAA